The Styela clava chromosome 11, kaStyClav1.hap1.2, whole genome shotgun sequence genome includes the window GCTTTTAAAGTTGTGATTTCTcgcaaataattgaaatattaataaaatcgtATTTTTCAAGTCATTCTTTACATGGCAAGTGCAAtaagtttatattttcaatataatttttactCTAAATTTGAAACACAAATTATTTCTCTATTTATACTATTAATCTAATGTTCAAGGTTTATTCTATTTTCTTGCTTATTCAGCAAATAGCTGGATTTCATTCCATTAGAACAATACAATTTCTATAAGctcaattactttatttatttgtatcatTTATAAAATTCTTCAACAAGAAATCGATGCATAAATATATGGACTCGAAGGCCGAAACGAGGTTTTACGGGTATGAAATCTGTCACCGAAGActaccgccacaaggtgcgcaatttttatttttgatgacatcatctACGTCGAAAAAAAGAATCGCATATAGCACACATACATTTTTGAGATATATAAAAGTATTAGCTTTccagcaaaaaatacaattttaaagcACTGAAAATTAGAAAGCATTTGATCCAGAAGGTAATGAGTAAATCGATATTtcataaaaagaaatatactaACAAGAAAGAAACATGACAGGCACTACGAAAACAAAAACATCTTAATAACAGAAGAAGCTATGTGTACACTTCGGGTCCaatatagaataaacaaaatcattccaaaatttataaatatacataaatgtGTTATTGTTTACACATAACTGCACTCTTATGCTCAGTCAGTAAATATAGTACGGTCGACCCTTTTTATCgcaattcaaaaattacaaatctATTCTTTGCTGAATAATATATCACGTGATCTTTAGAGCAGTTTATGTATACGGAAAATCCACTGATTTCAGAAAGTCGGAACGGTAAATGAATTGATATATTAGGCTTTAAGAATGTAACATCGATTAACTCTTTTCTTTTGTGCCTTTATTAGTTTCACATTTATGTATCGAAacggattttcgagtttttgtaCATGAGAAAAGTTTATATTTCATGAAGTTCACCAAAATCTTTTCAAAAGATAATGACATAATTTATTCCAGTATTACAGCACTTTTTACcttgtataaaaatttattttgcacaTAATGCGTTGTTATTGGGATGAAAAGGTCCATgtcaaaaaaaaacgaaagatgAATTAGACCCAGTCGGATCTACGAACTGCATGGCACGCTTTTAACTCCTTCCCAAATAGCAATGCTACCATTCTTTTCATCCAATGAACCAAAAATAAGATTTGTTTCATCCATCGTTTTATTACATTGCTAATGTCAAAATTTGATAGTTTGTGATGTTAATATCTAACAATATCGAAGAATTGCCGAATTTATTGAGTTCAGCAGTTGTGAAttaaaaaattgccaaattcTGTTCAATATTAAATTGCCCACCAACAAACCTCGTACAATGTTTTGAAGGATACAAAATATAATGGAACGTTCTCCGTTAAACCAAAAGAAACTAGATATTATTCTTCATCGACAGAGGGATTTCGGTGCAAGAGTGATATCCTCATCTTTATGATAACGGAAATGTCATGTTAGTTCTAAAACGAACGCTATCTATGCCTGAGTTATATTCTCACAAGTTCGGTATTTTCAGATAAGTAAGAATAAAAGGCTGTTtgataaaatttacataaactAATCAAAAATTTGATAGTATTAAGATATGTTATCAGTCTAAAGAAAACTTAATTATGGTCGGCAATTCACTATAAAAGTTCGAACTATCTTTCAATTTAAGCAAGATATTCAATAGCGTTATCTTATCTTGATCGTATAGacttgcataaatataactTGCTGGGCCTAACATAATCATTCAACTATATTTTGTCATACCACCTTCTACACAATCCAAAGAGAGGAATTAGTAAAGTATGTGCAGCAAAATCAACTCAAATCAATCCACAGAAGATCTGTTATCTATGGTACGCTTCATTATGCATGAGACATTTTATATCCTAATTGAAGCAATCACCTtttcaacaaatatttattCACAACGTAACTAATAaccattatttatatttctctTTACAGAGTTTAAAAGAATTATTGATTTTGAACGAGCATGTCAGTCCAAGACAAAACAAGTTGAATATTCCAAGAAATAAAAGATATCTCACACAAATTGATATTACTATTTCACGCAATTTTAGGAAAAGCGTTCCAAACAAAGAGTGCTCAATGATCCAAGAAATATACCGTTCAGGATCTGATCCAAAAGCGGATGAAATAAAATCTAAAGTAAATTACAACAAAACACAAACGAAAAACTTTTCACAATACACTGGAgcttaatttaatattataccaCAAAGTAATAGATCAAACCGAAAAAGAAGAAGAGATTTGGCAAGTCCACTTTCAACAACAGGTCGATCACTAAGAAGTAATGTTCTACGGAAACAACACGGAATCAGATGTCGAAGCATGCTTTTAAAGTTGTGATTTCTcgcaaataattgaaatattaataaaatcgtATTTTTCAAGTCATTCTTTACATGGCAAGTGCAATAAGTTTATATTTTCAGTATaatttttactttaaatttgaaatacgaATTATTTCTCTATTTATACTATTAATCTAATGTTCAACGTTTATTCTATTTTCTTGCTTATTCAGCAAATAGCTATATTTCATTCCATTAGAACAATACAATTTCTATAAGctcaattactttatttatttgtatcatTTATAAAATACTTCAACATGTAATCGATGCATAAATATATGGAATCGAAGGCCGAAACGAGGTTTTACGGGTATGAAATATGTCACAGAAGActaccgccacaaggtgcgcaatttctatttttgatgacgtcaacTACGTCGAAAAAAAAATCGCATATAGCACACATACATTTTGGAGATATATAAAAGTATTAGCTTTccagcaaaaaatacaatttcaaaGCACTGAAAATTAGAAAGCATTTGATGCAGTAGGTAATGAGTAAATCGATATTtcataaaaagaaatatactaACAAGAAAGAAACATGACAtgaactacaaaaacaaaaacatcttAATATCAGAAGAAGGTATGTGTACAACTATGAATAATATATCACGTGAACTTTAGAGCAGTTAATATATACGGAAAATCCACTGATTGCAGAAAATCGGAACGGTAAATGAATTGATATATCAGGGTTTAAGAATGTAACATCGATTAACTCCTTTCTTTTGTGCCTTTATTAGTTTCACATTTTAGTATCGAAacggattttcgagtttttgtatATGAGAAAAGTTTATACTTCATGAAGTTCACCAAAATCTTTTCAAAAGATAATGACATAATTTATTCCAGTATTACAGCACTTTTTACCTtgtataaaaattaattttgcacATAACGCGTTGTTATTGGGATGAAAAGGTccatgtcaaaaaaaaaaaacgaaagatgAATTAGACCCAGTCGGACCTACGAACTGCATGGCACGCTTTCAATTCCTTCCCAAATAGCAATGCTACCATTCTTTTCATCCAATGAACCAAAAATTAGATTTGTTTCATCTATCGTTTCCTTACATTGCTAATGTCAAAATTTGATAGCTTGTGATGTTAATATCTAACAATATCGAAGAATTGCCGAATTTATTGAGTTCAGCAGTTGTGAAttaaaaaattgccaaattcTGTTCAATATTAAATTGCCCACCAACAAACCTCGTACAATGTTTTGAAGGATACAAAATATAATGGAACGTTCTCCGTTAAACCAAAAGAAACTAGATATTATTCTTCATCGACAGAGGGATTTCGGTGCAAGAGTGATATCCTCATCTTTATGATAACGGAAATGTCATGTTAGTTCTAAAACGAACGCTATCTATGCCTGAGTTATATTCTCACAAGTTCGGTATTTTCAGATAAGTAAGAACAAAAGGCTGTTtgataaaatttacataaactAATCAAAAATTTGATAGTATTAAGATATGTTATCAGTCTAAAGAAAACTTAATTATGGTAGACAATTCACTAATAAAGTTCGAACTATCTTTCAATTTAAGCAGGATATTCAATAGCGTTATCTTATCTTAATCGTATAGacttgcataaatataactTGCTGGGCCTAACATAATCATTCAACTATATTTTGTCATACCACCTTCTACACAATCCGAAGAGAGGAATTAGTAAAGTATGTGCAGCAAAATCAACTCAAATCAATCCACAGAAGATCTGTTATCTATGGTACGCTTCATTATGCATGAGACATTTTATATCCTAATTGAAGCAATCACCGtttcaacaaatatttattCACAACGTAACTAATAaccattatttatatttctctTTACAGAGTTTAAAAGAATTATTGATTTTGAACGAGCATGTCAGTCCAAGACAAAACAAGTTGAATATTCCAAGAAACAAAAGATATCTCACACAAATTGATATTACTATTTCACGCAATTTTAGGAAAAGCGTTCCAAACAAAGAGTGCTCAATGATCCAAGAAATATACCGTTCAGGATCTGATCCAAAAGCGGATGAAATAAAATCTAAAGTAAATTACAACAAAACACAAACGAAAAACTTTTCACAATACACTGGAGctcaatttaatattataccaCAAAGTAATAGATCAAACCGAAAAAGAAGAAGAGATTTGGCAAGTCCACTTTCAACAACAGGTCGATCACTAAGAAGTAATGTTCTACGGAAACAACACGGAATCAGATGTCGAAGCATGCTTTTAAAGTTGTGATTTCTcgcaaataattgaaatattaataagATCGTATTTTTCAAGTCATTCTTTACATGGCAAGTGCAATAAGTTTATATTTTCAGTATaatttttactttaaatttgaaatacgaATTATTTCTCTATTTATACTATTAATCTAATGTTCAACGTTTATTCTATTTTCTTGCTCATTCTGCAAATAGCTGGATTTCATTCCATTAGAACAATACAATTTCTATAAGctcaattactttatttatttgtatcatTTATAAAATACTTCAACATGTAATCGATGCATAAATATATGGACTCGAAGGCCGAAACGAGGTTTTACGGGTATGAAATATGTCACAGAAGActaccgccacaaggtgcgcaatttctatttttgatgacgtcaactacgtcgaaaaaaaaaaattgcatatagCACACATACATTTTGGAGATATATAAAAGTATTAGCTTTccagcaaaaaatacaattttaaagcACTGAAAATTAGAAAGCATTTGATGCAGTAGGTAATGAGTAAATCGATACTtcataaaaagaaatatactaACAAGAAAGAAACATGACAggaactacaaaaacaaaaacatcttAATATCAGAAGAAGCTATGTGTACAACTATGAATAATATATCACGTGATCTTTAGAGCAGTTAATATATACGGAAAATCCACTGATTGCAGAAAATCGGAACGGTAAATGAATTGATATATTAGGCTTTAAGAATGTAACATCGATTAACTCTTTTCTTTTGTGCCTTTATTAGTTTCACATTTTAGTATCGAAacggattttcgagtttttgtatATGAGAAAAGTTTATACTTCATGAAGTTCACCAAAATCTTTTCAAAAGATAATGACATAATTTATTCCAGTATTACAGCACTTTTTACCTtgtataaaaattaattttgcacATAACGCGTTGTTATTGGGATGAAAAGGTccatgtcaaaaaaaaaaaacgaaagatgAATTAGACCCAGTCGGACCTACGAACTGCATGGCACGCTTTCATTTCCTTCCCAAATAGCAATGCTACCATTCTTTTCATCCAATGAACCAAAAATAAGATTTGTTTCATCTATCGTTTCATTACATTGCTAATGTCAAAATTTGATAGTTTGTGATGTTAATATCTAACAATATCGAATAATTGTCGAATTTATTGAGTTCAGCAGTTGTGaattaaaaaattgtcaaattctGTTCAATATTAAATTGCTCACCATCAAACCTCGTACAATGTTTTGAAGGATACAAAATATAATGGAACGTTCTCCGTTAAACCAAAAGAAACTAGATATTATTCTTCATCGACAGAGGGATTTCGGTGCAAGAGTGATATCCTCATCTTTATGATAACGGAAATGTCATGTTAGTTGTAAAACGAACGCTATCTATGCCTGTGTTATATTCTCACAAGTTCGGTATTTTCAGATAAGTAAGAACAAAAGGCTGTTtgataaaatttacataaactAATCGAAAATTTGATAGTATTAAGATATGTTATCAGTCTAAAGAAAACTTAATTATGGTCGGCAATTCACTATAAAAGTTAAAACTATCTTTCAATTTATGCAGGATATTTAATAGCGTTATCTTATCTTGATCGTATAGacttgcataaatataactTGCTGGGCCTAACATAATCATTCAACTATATTTTGTCATACCACCTTCTACACAATCCAAAGAGAGGAATTAGAAAAGTATGTGCAGCAAAATCAACTCAAATCAATCCACAGAATATCTATTATCTATGGTAAGCTTCATTATGCATGAGACATTTTATATCCTAATTGAAGCAATCACCTtttcaacaaatatttattCACAACGTAACTAATAaccattatttatatttctctTTACAGAGTTTAAAAGAATTATTGATTTTGAACGAGCATGTCAGTCCAAGACAAAACAAGTTGAATATTCCAAGAAACAAAAGATATCTCACACAAATTGATATTACTATTTCACGCAATTTTAGGAAAAGCGTTCCAAACAAAGAGTGCTCAATGATCCAAGAAATATACCGTTCAGGATCTGATCCAAAAGCGGATGAAATAAAATCTAAAGTAAATTACAACAAAACACAAACGAAAAACTTTTCACAATACACTGGAGctcaatttaatattataccaCAAAGTAATAGATCAAACCGAAAAAGAAGAAGAGATTTGGCAAGTCCACTTTCAACAACAGGTCGATCACTAAGAAGTAATGTTCTACGGAAACAACACGGAATCAGATGTCGAAGCATGCTTTTAAAGTTGTGATTTCTcgcaaataattgaaatattaataagATCGTATTTTTCAAGTCATTCTTTACATGGCAAGTGCAATAAGTTTATATTTTCAGTATaatttttactttaaatttgaaatacgaATTATTTCTCTATTTATACTATTAATCTAATGTTCAACGTTTATTCTATTTTCTTGCTTATTCAGCAAATAGCTGGATTTCATTCCATTAGAACAATACAATTTCTATAAGctcaattactttatttatttgtattatttataaaatacttcAACATGTAATCGATGCATAAATATATGGACTCGAAGGCCGAAACGAGGTTTTACGGGTATGAAATATGTCACAGAAGActaccgccacaaggtgcgcaatttctatttttgatgacgtcaactacgtcgaaaaaaaaaaattgcatatagCACACATACATTTTGGAGATATATAAAAGTATTAGCTTTccagcaaaaaatacaattttaaagcACTGAAAATTAGAAAGCATTTGATGCAGTAGGTAATGAGTAAATCGATACTtcataaaaagaaatatactaACAAGAAAGAAACATGACAggaactacaaaaacaaaaacatcttAATATCAGAAGAAGCTATGTGTACAACTATGAATAATATATCACGTGATCTTTAGAGCAGTTAATATATACGGAAAATCCACTGATTGCAGAAAATCGGAACGGTAAATGAATTGATATATTAGGCTTTAAGAATGTAACATCGATTAACTCTTTTCTTTTGTGCCTTTATTAGTTTCACATTTATGTATCGAAacggattttcgagtttttgtaCATGAGAAAAGTTTATATTTCATGAAGTTCACCAAATTCTTTTCAAAAGATAATGACATCATTTATTCCAGTATTACAGCACTTTTTACcttgtataaaaatttattttgcacaTAATGCGTTGTTATTGGGATGAAAAGGTccatgtcaaaaaaaaaacgaaagatgAATTAGATCCAGTCGGACCTACGAACTGCATGGCACGCTTTCAACTCCTTCCCAAATAGCAATGCTACCATTCTTTACATCCAATGAACCAAAAATAAGATTTGTTTCATCCATCGTTTCATTACATTGCTAatgtcaaaattgatagcttgTGATGTTAATATCTAACAATATCGAATAATTGCCGAATTTATTGAGTTCAGCAGTTGTGAAttaaaaaattgccaaattcTGTACAATATTGAATTGCTCACCGTCAAACCTCGTACAATGTTTTGAAGGATACAAAATATAATGGAACGTTCTCCGTTAAACCAAAAGAAACTAGATATTATTCTTCATCGACAGAGGGATTTCGGTGCAAGAGTGATATCCTCATCTTTATGATAACGGAAATGTCATGTTAGTTGTAAAACGAACACTATCTATGCCTGTGTTATATTCTCACAAGTTCGGTATTTTCAGATAAGTAAGAACAAAAGGCTGTTtgataaaatttacataaactAATCGAAAATTTGATAGTATTAAGATATGTTATCAGTCTAAAGAAAACTTTATTATGGTCGGCAATTCACTATAAAAGTTCGAACTATCTTTCAATTTAAGCAGGATATTCAATAGCGTTATCTTATCTTGATCGTATAGacttgcataaatataactTGCTGGGCCTAACATAATCATTCAACTATATTTTGTCATACCACCTTCTTCTATACAATCCAAAGAGAGGAATTAGTAAAGTATGTGCAGCAAAATCAACTCAAATCAATCCACAGAGGATCTATTATCTATGGTAAGCTTCATTATGCATGAGACATTTTATATCCTAATTGAAGCAATCACCTtttcaacaaatatttattCACAACGAAACTAATAcacattatttatatttctctTTACAGAGTTTAAAAGAATTATTAATGTTGAACGAGCATGTCAGTCCAAGACAAAACAAGTTGAATATTCCAAGAAATAAAAGATATCTCACACAAATTGATATTAATATTTCACGCAATTTTAGGAAAAGCATTCCAAACGAAGAGTGCTTAATGATCCAAGGAAAATACCGTTCAGGATTTGATCCAAATGCGGATGAAATAGAATCTAAAGTTTATTACAACAAAACACAAACTAATAACTTTTCACAATACCCTGGAGCTCAACTTAGTATTCGACCACAAAGTAATAGATCAACCCGAAAAGGAAGAAGAGATTTAGCAAGTCCACTTTCAACAACAGGTCGATCACTAAGAAGTAATGTTCTACGGAAACAACACGGAATCAGATGTCGAAGCATGCTTTTAAAGTTGGGATTTCTcacaaataattgaaatattaataaaatcgtATTTTTCAAGTCATTCTTTACATGGCAAGTGCAAtaagtttatattttcaatataatttttactttaaatttgaaatacgaATTCTTTCTCTATTTATACTATTAATCTAATGTTCAACGTTTATTCTATTTTCTTGCTTATTCAGCAAATAGCTGGATTTCATTCCATTAGAACAATACATTTTCTATAAGctcaattactttatttatttgtatcatTTATAAAATACTTCCACAAGAAATCGATGCATAAATATATGGACTCGAAGGCCGAAACGAGGTTTTACGGGTATGGAATATGTCACAGAAGActaccgccacaaggtgcgcaatttctatttttgatgacgtcatctaCGTCGAAAAAAAGAATTGCATATAGCACACATACATTTTTGAGATATATAAAAGTATTAGCTTTCtagcaaaaatacaattttgaagCACTGAAAATTAGAAAGCATTTGATCCAGTAGGTAATGGGTAAATCGATATTtcataaaaagaaatatactaACAAGAAAGAAACATGATAggaactacaaaaacaaaaaacatctTAATAACAGAAGAAGCTATGTGTACACTTCGGGTCCAgtatagaataaacaaaatcattccaaaatttataaatatacataaatgtGTTATTGTTTTCACATAGCTGCACTCTTATGCTCAGTCAGCAAATATAGTACGGTCGCCCTTTTTTTATCgcaattcaaaaattacaaatctATTCATTGCTGAATAATATATCTCGTGATCTGTAGAGCAGTTAATATATACGGGAAATCTACTGATTGCAGAAAATCAGAACTGTAAATGAATTGATATAATAGGCTTTAAGAATGTAACATCGATTTACTCGATTCTCTCGTGCTTTTATTAGTTTCACGTTTATGTATCAAAGTGGATTTTGATTTTTGtacacgaaaaaaaaatatatttcataaagtTCACCAAAATCTTTTCAAAAGATAATGACATAAATTATTCCAGTATTACAACACTTGTTACCTTATATAAAAAATCGTTTTGCACAAAATGCGTTATTATTGGGATGAAAAGGTCtatgtcaaaaataaaaaaaagatgaatTAGGCCGATTCGGGACTTACAAACTGTAAGGGACGCTTTCAACTTCTTTCCAAATAGCAATGCTAATTACTATCATTGTACTCATCCCTTCAACCAAAAACAAGATTTCTTTCATCTATTGTTTCATTACATTGCGAACGTCAAAATTTGATAGTTTGTGATTTTATTAACTAACAATATCGAATAAATGCCGAATTTGTTGAGTTCCGCAGTTGTGAATCAAAAAACTGCAAACTGCAAAATCACCAGCAAATCTCGtacaatgttttgaaaaatacaaaatgcaaTGGAACGTTCTCCTTTAGGCCAAAAGAAACTAGGTATTATTCTTTATCGGCAGAAGGATTTTGATGCACGAATGATATCCTCATCTTTTATTAAGTCTTTATGATAACGGAAATATCATGTTAGTCCCAAAGCGAACGCTATCTATGCATGTGTTATATTCTCACAAGTTCGGTATTTTCAGATAAGTATGAACAAAAGGCTGTTtgataaaatttacataaactAATCGAAAATTTGCTAGTATTAAGATAAGTTATCAGTCAAAAGAAAAGGTAATTATGGTCGGCAATTCACTATAAAAGTTCGAATTATCTTTCAAGATATTCAATAGCGTTATCTTATCTTGATCGTATGGacttgcataaatataactTGCTGGGCCTAACATAATCATTTAACTATATTTTGTCATAACACTTTCTACACAATCCAAAGAGAGGAATTAttgaagtatgtgcagcaaaaTCAACTCATATCAAACCACAGAAGATCTTTTATCTATTGTAAGCTTCATTATGCATGAGACATTTTACAGTATAATTAAAGGAAACACCTTTTCATCAAATATGTTTTCACAACGTAACTAATAACTATTAATTTTCTTTACAGAGTTTAAAAGAATTATTGATTTTGAACGAACATGTCAGTCCAAGACAAAACAAGTTGATTATTCCAAGAAATAAAAGGTATATCAGACAAATTGATATTAATATTCCACGCAAGTTCAAGAAATGCATTCCAAACAAAGAGTGCTCAATGATCCAAGAAATATACCGTTCAGGATCTGATTCAAAAGCGGATGAAATAAAATCTAAAGTAAATTACAACAAAACACAAACGAAAAACTTTTCACAATACACTGGAGCTCAACTTAATATTATACCACAAAGTAATAGATCAAACCGAAAAAGAAGAAGAGATTTGGCAAGTCCACTTTCAACAACAGGTCGATCACTAAGAAGTAATGTTCTACGGAAACAACACGGAATCAGATGTCGAAGCATGCTCTAAAGTTGTGATTTCTcgcaaataattgaaatattaataaaatcgtATATTTCAAGTCATTCTTTACATGGCAAGTTCAAtaagtttatattttgaatataatttttactttaaatttgaaatacgaATTATTTCTCTATTTATACTATTAATCTAATGTTCAACGTTTATTCTATTTCCTTGCTTATTCAGCTAATAGCTGGATTTCATTCCATTAGAACAATACAATTTCTATAAGCTCAATTACTTAAATTAATTTGTATCATTTATAAAATACTTCAACAAGAAATCGATGCATAAATATATGGACTCGAAGGCCGAAACGAGGTTTTACGGGTATGAAATATGTCACAGAAGActaccgccacaaggtgcgcaatttctatttttgatgacgtcatctaCATCGAAAAAAAGAATCGCATATAGCACACATACATTTTGAGATATATAAAAGTATTAGCTTTCtagcaaaaatacaattttaaagcACTGAAAATTAGAAAGCATTTGATCCAGTAGGTAATGAGTAAATCGATATTTCATGAAAAGAAATATACTAACAAGAAAGAAACATGACAggaactacaaaaacaa containing:
- the LOC120347725 gene encoding uncharacterized protein LOC120347725, with the translated sequence MCSKINSNQSTEDLLSMSLKELLILNEHVSPRQNKLNIPRNKRYLTQIDITISRNFRKSVPNKECSMIQEIYRSGSDPKADEIKSKVNYNKTQTKNFSQYTGAQFNIIPQSNRSNRKRRRDLASPLSTTGRSLRSNVLRKQHGIRCRSMLLKL
- the LOC120347541 gene encoding uncharacterized protein LOC120347541, which codes for MCSKINSNQSTEYLLSMSLKELLILNEHVSPRQNKLNIPRNKRYLTQIDITISRNFRKSVPNKECSMIQEIYRSGSDPKADEIKSKVNYNKTQTKNFSQYTGAQFNIIPQSNRSNRKRRRDLASPLSTTGRSLRSNVLRKQHGIRCRSMLLKL
- the LOC120347542 gene encoding uncharacterized protein LOC120347542, with the translated sequence MCSKINSNQSTEDLLSMSLKELLMLNEHVSPRQNKLNIPRNKRYLTQIDINISRNFRKSIPNEECLMIQGKYRSGFDPNADEIESKVYYNKTQTNNFSQYPGAQLSIRPQSNRSTRKGRRDLASPLSTTGRSLRSNVLRKQHGIRCRSMLLKLGFLTNN
- the LOC120347685 gene encoding uncharacterized protein LOC120347685, with translation MCSKINSYQTTEDLLSISLKELLILNEHVSPRQNKLIIPRNKRYIRQIDINIPRKFKKCIPNKECSMIQEIYRSGSDSKADEIKSKVNYNKTQTKNFSQYTGAQLNIIPQSNRSNRKRRRDLASPLSTTGRSLRSNVLRKQHGIRCRSML